A genomic segment from Stenotrophomonas maltophilia encodes:
- a CDS encoding HDOD domain-containing protein: MRILLVGDEASLPAELTEFIADLGEDWQPLTAADGQTAMTAVATQGVDAVIVCPQLPDLNATTLLGQIRTLRPETIRIALIDAQHGNRPPPARLIGVAHRFLPLPLAPEVLLEALTSLEELREVLDSPRLRDAIGRIEKLPSPPHLYLSLTQALEHDDDADSADVAKLVAADPAIAAKVLQLSNSAFFSQGRTIADLRTAVTRLGLATLRDLVLASEVFSAPTLSAAERNSLQQRALLASRLAARLLPESSAELGATAALLADIGLLLPGVRNERSEPALAGDTRPGHAEAGAYLLGLWGLPMPIIEAVAFHLQPQRANTRSFWVTGAVHVALALVNGDPVDEDYLQRAGVLNKLPQWREHANSLMGLVPSDA, translated from the coding sequence GTGCGTATTCTGCTTGTTGGGGATGAAGCCAGCCTGCCGGCTGAGCTGACCGAATTCATTGCCGATCTTGGGGAAGACTGGCAACCGCTGACCGCCGCCGATGGCCAGACCGCGATGACCGCGGTGGCTACGCAGGGTGTGGACGCGGTGATCGTCTGCCCGCAGTTGCCCGATCTCAATGCCACCACGCTGCTGGGCCAGATCCGGACGCTGCGCCCGGAGACCATCCGCATCGCGCTGATCGATGCACAGCATGGCAACCGCCCGCCGCCGGCGCGCCTGATCGGTGTCGCCCACCGCTTCCTGCCGCTGCCGCTGGCACCGGAAGTGCTGCTGGAGGCGCTGACCAGCCTGGAAGAACTGCGCGAAGTGCTGGACAGCCCGCGCCTGCGCGATGCCATCGGCCGTATCGAGAAACTGCCCTCGCCGCCGCACCTGTACCTGAGCCTGACCCAGGCCCTGGAACACGACGACGATGCCGACAGCGCCGATGTGGCCAAGCTGGTGGCCGCCGATCCGGCCATCGCGGCCAAGGTGCTGCAGCTGTCGAACTCGGCCTTCTTCAGCCAGGGCCGCACCATTGCCGACCTGCGCACCGCAGTCACCCGGCTGGGCCTGGCCACGTTGCGTGACCTGGTGCTGGCCAGCGAAGTGTTCTCCGCGCCGACGCTGTCGGCCGCCGAACGCAATTCGCTGCAGCAGCGCGCACTGCTGGCCTCGCGGCTGGCCGCACGCCTGCTGCCCGAATCCAGTGCCGAACTGGGTGCGACTGCCGCGCTGCTGGCCGACATCGGCCTGCTGCTGCCGGGCGTGCGCAACGAGCGCAGCGAGCCGGCGCTGGCCGGTGACACCCGACCCGGCCATGCCGAGGCCGGCGCCTACCTGCTGGGGCTGTGGGGCCTGCCGATGCCGATCATCGAAGCGGTGGCATTCCACCTGCAGCCACAGCGCGCCAACACCCGCAGCTTCTGGGTGACCGGCGCGGTGCACGTGGCCCTGGCGCTGGTCAATGGCGATCCAGTGGACGAGGACTACCTGCAGCGCGCAGGTGTGCTGAACAAGCTGCCGCAATGGCGCGAACATGCCAATTCACTGATGGGACTGGTGCCCAGCGACGCCTGA
- the thiC gene encoding phosphomethylpyrimidine synthase ThiC, whose translation MNAQLSALQQQAQQLSESVTRPIPGSRKIHVPGSRPDLQVPMREIALTRTPTLFGGEENAPVTVYDTSGPYTDPGVRIDLSAGLPALRRGWVEERGDTEQLEGLSSSFGRDREHDPKLDAVRFPARSLPRRGRAGANVTQMHYARRGIITPEMEFVAIRENQRLEAIRDAGLLQQHPGEAFGASIQKIITPEFVRDEIARGRAVLPNNINHPESEPMIIGRNFLTKINANIGNSAVSSGIAEEVEKLVWAIRWGGDTVMDLSTGKHIHETREWIIRNSPVAIGTVPIYQALEKVDGRAEALTWEIFRDTLIEQAEQGVDYFTIHAGVLLRYVPLTAKRVTGIVSRGGSIMAKWCLAHHKENFLYTHFEEICEIMKAYDVTFSLGDGLRPGCIADANDAAQFGELETLGELTKIAWKHDVQTMIEGPGHVPMQLIKENMDKQLRECGEAPFYTLGPLTTDIAPGYDHITSAIGAAMIGWFGTAMLCYVTPKEHLGLPNRQDVRDGIMAYRIAAHAADLAKGHPGAQVRDNALSKARFEFRWEDQFHLGLDPEKAKEFHDETLPKDAHKLAHFCSMCGPHFCSMKITQDVRDYAEAGMKEKSAEFRAAGAEVYHQG comes from the coding sequence ATGAACGCACAGCTCTCCGCCCTGCAGCAACAGGCCCAGCAACTCTCCGAATCCGTGACCCGGCCCATTCCCGGCTCGCGCAAGATCCACGTGCCCGGTTCGCGTCCGGATCTGCAGGTGCCGATGCGCGAGATCGCGTTGACCCGCACGCCGACGCTGTTTGGCGGCGAAGAGAATGCACCGGTCACGGTCTACGACACGTCGGGCCCCTACACCGATCCGGGCGTGCGTATCGATCTGTCCGCAGGGCTGCCGGCACTGCGTCGCGGTTGGGTGGAGGAACGTGGCGATACCGAGCAGCTCGAAGGCCTGAGTTCGTCGTTCGGCCGCGATCGCGAGCATGACCCGAAGCTCGATGCCGTGCGCTTCCCCGCGCGCAGCCTGCCGCGCCGTGGACGTGCAGGCGCGAACGTCACCCAGATGCACTATGCGCGCCGCGGCATCATCACGCCGGAAATGGAATTCGTCGCCATCCGCGAGAACCAGCGGCTGGAAGCGATCCGCGATGCGGGCCTGCTGCAGCAGCACCCGGGCGAGGCGTTCGGCGCCTCGATCCAGAAGATCATCACGCCGGAGTTCGTGCGCGATGAAATCGCGCGCGGCCGCGCGGTGCTGCCCAACAACATCAACCATCCGGAAAGCGAGCCGATGATCATCGGCCGTAACTTCCTGACCAAGATCAATGCCAACATCGGCAACAGCGCCGTTTCCTCGGGCATTGCCGAGGAAGTAGAAAAGCTGGTGTGGGCGATCCGCTGGGGTGGTGACACGGTGATGGACCTGTCCACCGGCAAGCACATCCACGAAACCCGCGAGTGGATCATCCGCAATTCGCCGGTGGCGATCGGTACCGTGCCGATCTACCAGGCGCTGGAGAAGGTCGATGGCCGTGCCGAAGCACTCACCTGGGAGATCTTCCGCGACACGCTGATCGAGCAGGCCGAACAGGGCGTGGACTACTTCACCATCCATGCCGGCGTGCTGCTGCGCTATGTGCCGCTCACCGCCAAGCGGGTCACCGGCATCGTCAGCCGCGGTGGATCGATCATGGCCAAGTGGTGCCTGGCGCACCACAAGGAGAACTTCCTCTATACGCACTTCGAAGAGATCTGCGAGATCATGAAGGCCTACGACGTGACCTTCTCGCTGGGTGACGGCCTGCGCCCGGGCTGCATCGCCGATGCCAACGACGCGGCGCAGTTCGGTGAGCTGGAGACGCTGGGCGAGCTGACGAAGATCGCCTGGAAGCATGATGTGCAGACCATGATCGAAGGCCCCGGCCACGTGCCGATGCAGCTGATCAAGGAGAACATGGACAAGCAGCTGCGCGAATGCGGCGAAGCGCCGTTCTATACGCTGGGGCCGCTGACCACCGACATCGCACCGGGCTACGACCACATCACCAGCGCGATCGGTGCGGCGATGATCGGTTGGTTCGGCACGGCGATGCTCTGCTACGTGACGCCGAAGGAGCACCTCGGCCTGCCCAATCGCCAGGACGTGCGCGACGGCATCATGGCCTACCGCATCGCCGCGCATGCGGCCGACCTGGCCAAGGGCCATCCGGGTGCGCAGGTGCGCGACAACGCGCTGAGCAAGGCGCGTTTCGAGTTCCGCTGGGAAGACCAGTTCCACCTTGGGCTGGATCCGGAGAAGGCCAAGGAATTCCACGACGAGACGCTGCCGAAGGATGCGCACAAGCTGGCGCACTTCTGCTCGATGTGCGGCCCGCACTTCTGTTCGATGAAGATCACCCAGGATGTGCGTGACTACGCCGAGGCCGGCATGAAGGAGAAGTCGGCGGAGTTCCGCGCCGCCGGCGCTGAGGTGTACCACCAGGGGTGA
- a CDS encoding TonB-dependent receptor, whose protein sequence is MNVRNPAVRFGLLPAGIALALAPAFASAQEAKGTTDLDRISVTGSRIRGASVETQQPILTMTRESLEKQGFSSVADVLNNLTSAGSPAISRSESLASGENVGGYYVDIRNLGAQRTLVLMNGKRLGATTAGYQDLSQIPMSAVERIEILKDGASSIYGSDAIAGVVNVITRKNFDGGEANVYVGQYGKGDGDTETYSMTLGARGERGSLTLSAEYSKQDPVWAKDRWYSRDGSLGPNSTSATWSPISQNGSWCNPTQVDCSDSKKAVWKTLNAGGNPKNPNDYHVITADEFANSNEQMTLLTGVKRKSVYINGTYDFTDSISLNTDVLYNERQTFQQIAGYPFQSGSFGTPLEGSSAFNPVGQDVNFRRRLWEVPRTTDSQLKTLRFAPTLTGFFELGGKTFDWDVGALWNRNESIKTNRGDMSLIAAGQALGPSFIDAGGVARCGTSAKPILGDCRPWNPLLPYGVDSQGSLANQELQDFLFPTFTTRGVTKTTSFTANLSGAIVTLPAGDLGFALGVEHRKEEGSYVPDAFAQSGQSTGLGQKPTRGQYDLNEVYLELNVPLLADMAFAKELTLNVASRYSDYSNFGGTTNSKFGLTWRPLDELLVRGTYAQGFRAPTISDLYGGLSSSFESYIDPCGVKAPGSVAGNAACTAAGAPANYVQLGQGNLPCSTLPCQSGDQFVSGANPNLKPETSKSTTFGLVWSPRWVQGLDLSLDWYKYEISDMIIADSVDRILRDCYVLGNSERCSSVTRAADGHVSAITYGTANLGKMKTEGYDLGVKYRLPELAIGQFSIDWQTSYTAKYDEQGQNSAGDNIMIGRVGEPGLFRVRSNLGVNWQYGDFGVNYTARYYSGMKESCISLADGWCDAPNHMANGETDPLRHTGSNTFHDLQVSWKAPWDATIALGANNVFDHKGPLQYSAPNSAFAYYGGFDVGRFLYMKYTQRF, encoded by the coding sequence ATGAACGTTCGTAATCCCGCAGTGCGGTTCGGCTTGCTGCCGGCCGGCATTGCGCTGGCGCTGGCGCCGGCCTTTGCTTCGGCTCAGGAAGCAAAGGGCACCACCGACCTGGACCGCATTTCGGTCACCGGCTCGCGCATCCGCGGCGCCTCGGTGGAGACCCAGCAGCCGATCCTGACGATGACCCGTGAATCCCTGGAAAAGCAGGGCTTCTCGAGCGTCGCCGACGTGCTGAACAACCTGACCTCGGCCGGTTCCCCGGCCATCTCGCGTTCGGAGTCGCTGGCTTCGGGCGAGAACGTGGGCGGCTACTACGTCGACATCCGCAACCTGGGCGCACAGCGCACCCTGGTGCTGATGAACGGCAAGCGCCTGGGCGCAACCACCGCCGGTTACCAGGATCTCAGCCAGATCCCGATGTCGGCCGTTGAGCGCATCGAGATCCTGAAGGACGGCGCGTCCTCGATCTACGGTTCCGACGCCATCGCCGGCGTGGTCAACGTGATCACCCGCAAGAACTTCGACGGCGGCGAAGCCAATGTCTACGTCGGCCAGTACGGCAAGGGCGACGGCGACACCGAAACCTATTCGATGACCCTCGGTGCCCGCGGCGAGCGTGGCAGCCTGACCCTGTCGGCCGAGTACTCGAAGCAGGATCCGGTGTGGGCCAAGGACCGCTGGTACAGCCGTGACGGCTCGCTGGGTCCGAACTCGACCTCGGCCACCTGGAGCCCTATCAGCCAGAACGGCAGCTGGTGCAACCCGACCCAGGTCGATTGCAGCGACTCCAAGAAGGCGGTCTGGAAGACCCTGAACGCCGGCGGCAACCCGAAGAACCCGAATGACTACCACGTCATTACGGCGGACGAGTTCGCCAACTCCAACGAGCAGATGACCCTGCTCACCGGTGTGAAGCGCAAGTCGGTCTACATCAACGGCACCTACGACTTCACCGACTCGATCAGCCTGAACACCGACGTGCTCTACAACGAGCGCCAGACGTTCCAGCAGATCGCCGGCTATCCGTTCCAGTCCGGTTCGTTCGGCACCCCGCTGGAGGGCTCGAGCGCCTTCAACCCGGTCGGCCAGGACGTCAACTTCCGCCGTCGCCTGTGGGAAGTGCCGCGTACCACTGACAGCCAGCTGAAGACCCTGCGCTTCGCTCCGACCCTGACCGGCTTCTTCGAGCTCGGCGGCAAGACCTTCGACTGGGATGTCGGCGCGCTGTGGAACCGCAACGAGTCGATCAAGACCAACCGCGGTGACATGAGCCTGATCGCTGCAGGCCAGGCCCTGGGCCCGTCGTTCATCGATGCCGGCGGCGTTGCACGCTGCGGTACCTCGGCCAAGCCGATCCTGGGCGACTGCCGCCCGTGGAACCCGCTGCTGCCGTACGGCGTTGACAGCCAGGGTTCGCTGGCGAACCAGGAGCTGCAGGACTTCCTGTTCCCGACCTTCACCACCCGTGGTGTCACCAAGACCACCAGCTTCACCGCCAACCTGTCGGGTGCCATCGTGACCCTGCCGGCCGGCGACCTGGGCTTCGCCCTGGGTGTCGAGCACCGCAAGGAAGAAGGCAGCTACGTGCCGGACGCCTTCGCGCAGTCGGGCCAGTCCACCGGCCTGGGCCAGAAGCCGACCCGCGGCCAGTACGATCTGAACGAGGTCTACCTCGAACTGAACGTGCCGCTGCTGGCCGACATGGCCTTTGCCAAGGAACTGACCCTGAACGTTGCCAGCCGTTATTCGGACTACAGCAACTTCGGTGGCACCACCAACAGCAAGTTCGGCCTGACCTGGCGTCCGCTGGATGAACTGCTGGTCCGCGGCACCTACGCCCAGGGCTTCCGTGCTCCGACCATCAGCGACCTGTACGGTGGCCTGAGCTCGAGCTTCGAGTCGTACATCGATCCGTGCGGCGTGAAGGCTCCGGGCAGCGTTGCCGGCAATGCCGCGTGCACCGCCGCTGGCGCTCCGGCCAACTACGTGCAGCTGGGCCAGGGCAACCTGCCGTGCTCGACCCTGCCGTGCCAGTCGGGTGACCAGTTCGTCTCGGGTGCCAACCCGAACCTGAAGCCGGAAACCTCCAAGAGCACCACCTTCGGCCTGGTGTGGAGCCCGCGTTGGGTGCAGGGCCTGGACCTGTCGCTGGATTGGTACAAGTACGAAATCAGCGACATGATCATCGCTGACAGCGTCGACCGCATCCTGCGTGACTGCTACGTGCTGGGCAACTCCGAGCGTTGCTCGAGCGTGACCCGCGCCGCCGACGGCCACGTCAGTGCGATCACCTACGGCACCGCCAACCTCGGCAAGATGAAGACCGAAGGTTACGACCTGGGCGTCAAGTACCGCCTGCCGGAACTGGCCATCGGTCAGTTCAGCATCGACTGGCAGACCAGCTACACCGCCAAGTACGACGAGCAGGGCCAGAACAGCGCCGGCGACAACATCATGATCGGCCGCGTTGGCGAGCCGGGCCTGTTCCGCGTGCGTTCGAACCTGGGCGTCAACTGGCAGTACGGCGATTTCGGTGTGAACTACACCGCGCGCTACTACTCGGGCATGAAGGAAAGCTGCATCTCGCTGGCTGATGGCTGGTGCGATGCTCCGAACCACATGGCCAACGGTGAGACCGATCCGCTGCGTCACACCGGTTCCAACACCTTCCACGACCTGCAGGTCAGCTGGAAGGCACCGTGGGATGCGACGATCGCCCTGGGCGCGAACAACGTGTTCGACCACAAGGGTCCGCTGCAGTACTCGGCTCCGAACTCGGCGTTCGCCTACTACGGCGGCTTCGACGTGGGTCGCTTCCTGTACATGAAGTACACCCAGCGCTTCTGA
- a CDS encoding ion channel codes for MPVAMTTRWLAIARRHPSAWLLGAQLLAVLLYPALDDTAAGRAALGMFGMAVLGLALWVVQRSPLGTWLALLLAIPSVVFSLAGALLDRTALLTTAQLLESLLYFYTAGALIAYMLQDHKVTRDELFAAGATFTLLAWAFAFAFAVCQQWYPGSFQGTGGGAQRSWMELLYLSFSLLSGVGLSDVVPLHPQARALVMLEQFSGVMYVALVVSRLVGLTMLRRM; via the coding sequence ATGCCCGTTGCCATGACCACGCGTTGGCTGGCTATTGCCCGCCGTCACCCCTCGGCCTGGTTGCTGGGCGCGCAGCTGCTGGCGGTGCTGCTGTATCCCGCGCTGGATGACACCGCTGCGGGCCGCGCCGCACTGGGCATGTTCGGCATGGCGGTACTCGGCCTGGCGCTGTGGGTGGTCCAGCGCAGCCCGCTGGGCACCTGGCTGGCGCTGTTGCTGGCCATTCCCTCGGTGGTGTTCTCGTTGGCAGGCGCATTGCTCGACCGCACCGCACTGCTGACCACCGCGCAGCTGCTGGAGAGCCTGCTGTACTTCTATACGGCCGGCGCCCTGATTGCCTACATGCTCCAGGACCACAAGGTCACCCGCGACGAACTGTTCGCCGCAGGCGCAACCTTCACCCTGCTGGCGTGGGCATTCGCGTTCGCGTTCGCGGTATGCCAGCAGTGGTATCCGGGCAGCTTCCAGGGCACCGGCGGGGGTGCACAGCGCAGTTGGATGGAGTTGCTTTATCTCAGCTTCAGCTTGCTGTCTGGAGTTGGCTTGAGTGACGTCGTACCCCTGCATCCACAGGCACGCGCACTGGTCATGCTGGAGCAGTTTTCCGGCGTGATGTACGTGGCTTTGGTGGTTTCGCGGCTGGTCGGATTGACCATGTTGCGGCGCATGTGA
- a CDS encoding winged helix-turn-helix domain-containing protein — MNSSEIQPPVSDRIRIGECTVTLSSREVEVVGARRARRLTPKALGVLRVLLRQPGRVVTRDELFAEVWPDTLPTNDVLTQAVTQLRKAFSNDDDNGQAYIETIAKTGYRLCVPVQVLDDVVPSAAVAPDDEGVDAQPAPADAAVLPPRAQESRRRWRHVRRRVLLALGVLMLATLLVMTTLLLRRAPASSSPVEAAVENGTRVIGSPQRPYRLITATSGFETYPTLSPDGSLVAYEGANEDGNGGGAIKVQTSGNAPARQLLVPPAGAVDRFPNWSPDGREIAFARFSADGGCQVLIASATGGALRQATRCDGTELLSFDWTPDGRGLVFGSMVGHYAHRGIRVLDLASGEWRALAYSVDQDDFDYAPRYSPDGQWLVFVRNPQLGDLWRVPATGGTPEQLTNEAAELRGWAWLDDGRTIVFGRRVDSEARLYYLDVERHTLRDAGLDDAQWPAVSRRGGMLAFVHRRAQFGVFKVPMQGSGTPERLFASSGRDGQPMAAPDGRQLVFTSDRSGSFALWWADMQRPDSLRPIEGLRPEARQAPDWSADSRQLLVVGRDAHGRTVVYEIAPRDERLQPLPVPAEQPLQALYGASPEQLFVVERDADQRTRLSLFDRSAQPWRRLASIDGVSQARFDRSSGRVLFTRLAAGGLWSADAALSSASVQQISDDRPSRWRYRAWTVAGNSGIGYLGTSTTCGTTFVRILPGREEPERCLDAERLSAGNGLSASTDGHDLFVAMAVSDGADIGVMRLPERPPALFPAFSKLLLFKGNGPS; from the coding sequence ATGAACAGCAGCGAAATACAGCCACCCGTATCCGATCGGATACGGATAGGAGAGTGCACCGTCACTCTGTCCTCGCGCGAAGTCGAGGTCGTCGGCGCGCGTCGCGCGCGCCGGCTGACACCGAAGGCGCTGGGCGTGCTGCGCGTGCTGCTGCGGCAGCCGGGCCGCGTTGTCACACGCGACGAGTTGTTCGCCGAGGTGTGGCCGGACACGCTGCCGACCAATGATGTGCTTACCCAGGCTGTCACCCAGCTGCGCAAGGCGTTCAGCAACGACGACGACAACGGCCAGGCCTATATCGAAACCATCGCCAAGACCGGCTACCGGCTGTGCGTGCCGGTGCAGGTGCTGGACGATGTGGTGCCATCGGCCGCAGTAGCACCTGACGACGAAGGCGTGGATGCGCAGCCGGCACCCGCCGACGCCGCGGTGCTACCCCCGCGCGCGCAGGAATCGCGCCGCCGCTGGCGCCATGTCCGCCGTCGCGTGCTGCTGGCGCTGGGTGTATTGATGCTGGCCACGCTGCTGGTGATGACCACGCTGCTGCTGCGCCGTGCACCGGCCAGCAGTTCGCCGGTGGAGGCTGCCGTGGAGAACGGCACGCGGGTGATCGGCAGCCCACAGCGTCCCTATCGGTTGATCACCGCGACCAGCGGCTTTGAAACCTATCCCACGCTGTCACCGGATGGTTCGCTGGTCGCCTATGAAGGCGCCAACGAAGATGGCAACGGCGGTGGCGCGATCAAGGTGCAGACCTCCGGCAACGCGCCGGCGCGCCAGTTGCTGGTGCCGCCGGCCGGCGCGGTCGATCGATTCCCGAACTGGTCGCCGGATGGTCGCGAGATTGCCTTCGCACGGTTCTCCGCCGACGGTGGCTGCCAGGTGCTGATCGCCAGCGCCACCGGTGGCGCACTGCGCCAGGCCACACGCTGCGATGGCACGGAGCTGCTCAGCTTCGACTGGACGCCCGATGGGCGTGGGCTGGTGTTCGGCAGCATGGTCGGGCACTACGCCCACCGTGGCATCCGCGTACTGGACCTGGCCAGTGGCGAGTGGCGCGCGCTGGCCTACAGCGTCGACCAGGATGACTTCGACTACGCACCGCGTTATTCGCCCGATGGGCAATGGCTGGTGTTCGTGCGTAATCCGCAGCTGGGTGATCTGTGGCGGGTACCGGCCACGGGCGGTACGCCCGAGCAATTGACCAACGAAGCGGCAGAGCTGCGCGGCTGGGCCTGGCTGGACGATGGACGCACCATCGTGTTCGGCCGTCGTGTCGACAGCGAGGCGCGGCTCTATTACCTGGACGTCGAGCGGCACACGCTGCGCGATGCCGGCCTGGATGATGCGCAGTGGCCCGCCGTGTCGCGACGCGGTGGCATGCTGGCCTTCGTCCACCGGCGCGCGCAGTTCGGCGTATTCAAGGTGCCGATGCAGGGCAGTGGCACGCCCGAGCGATTGTTTGCCTCCAGCGGCCGCGATGGACAGCCGATGGCGGCGCCTGATGGCCGCCAGCTGGTCTTCACCTCGGATCGCTCCGGCAGCTTCGCCCTGTGGTGGGCCGACATGCAGCGGCCGGATTCGCTGCGCCCCATCGAAGGGCTGCGGCCGGAAGCGCGGCAGGCACCGGACTGGTCGGCCGACAGCCGCCAGTTGCTCGTGGTTGGCCGCGATGCGCATGGGCGCACGGTGGTCTACGAGATCGCGCCACGCGATGAACGCCTGCAACCCTTGCCGGTCCCGGCCGAACAGCCGCTGCAGGCGCTGTATGGCGCGTCGCCGGAGCAGCTGTTTGTGGTCGAGCGCGATGCCGACCAGCGCACCCGGTTGAGCCTGTTCGACCGCAGCGCCCAGCCCTGGCGCCGTTTGGCCAGCATCGATGGGGTGTCGCAGGCGCGCTTTGACCGCAGCAGTGGCCGTGTGTTGTTCACCCGCCTGGCGGCCGGTGGCCTATGGTCGGCGGATGCCGCGTTGTCGTCGGCCAGCGTGCAGCAGATCAGCGATGACCGGCCCAGCCGTTGGCGATACCGGGCCTGGACCGTAGCCGGCAACAGCGGCATCGGCTACCTCGGCACCTCGACCACGTGTGGCACCACCTTCGTGCGTATCCTGCCCGGCCGCGAGGAGCCGGAACGCTGCCTGGACGCAGAACGGCTCAGTGCCGGCAACGGGCTGAGTGCCAGCACCGACGGACATGACCTGTTCGTGGCGATGGCGGTCAGTGATGGCGCCGACATCGGCGTGATGCGGTTGCCCGAACGGCCGCCCGCGCTGTTCCCGGCGTTCTCCAAGTTGTTGTTGTTCAAGGGAAATGGTCCTTCGTAA
- a CDS encoding helix-turn-helix transcriptional regulator yields MRQLSLADRGQTVSLDRSLDDVAPTCLGVARLGSLQTAGSSFTVWMQVRGSSWVEAKEGRFRLRQGEWIAFEKESRPLVQAGRNGLCVGLNLNVEALRVLTEMADCGLYAGRGRMNRSDARVALRLWRDALASGQPAQALRPLLLHLAGLQRGLADNVQRCPGRSRSRKRQVFGRMQRARLYLEGNSHRVVRIGELAELTNFSSWYLSKTFQSLYEESPQSLSARLRLERAADLLRDTDMMVGEVAAASGFDNCCSFARAFRARYGQSASRFRENGGLLPPQSAKSPVGSRKYSAATQS; encoded by the coding sequence ATGCGTCAACTCTCGCTGGCCGATCGCGGCCAAACCGTCTCCCTGGACCGCTCGCTCGACGACGTCGCGCCGACCTGCCTGGGCGTGGCCCGGCTGGGCAGCCTGCAGACCGCCGGCTCCAGCTTCACCGTCTGGATGCAGGTGCGTGGCAGCTCGTGGGTCGAGGCCAAGGAAGGACGCTTCCGCCTGCGCCAGGGCGAGTGGATCGCCTTCGAGAAGGAATCGCGGCCGTTGGTGCAGGCCGGTCGCAACGGGTTGTGCGTTGGTCTGAACCTGAACGTCGAAGCGCTTCGCGTGCTGACCGAGATGGCCGACTGCGGCCTGTATGCCGGTCGTGGTCGCATGAACCGCAGTGATGCCCGCGTGGCGCTGCGGCTGTGGCGCGATGCGCTGGCCAGCGGCCAGCCGGCACAGGCCCTGCGCCCGCTGCTGCTGCACCTCGCAGGCTTGCAGCGTGGCCTGGCCGACAACGTGCAGCGTTGCCCGGGCCGCTCGCGCAGCCGCAAGCGCCAGGTATTCGGCCGCATGCAGCGCGCGCGCCTGTATCTGGAAGGCAACAGCCACCGGGTGGTGCGCATCGGCGAACTGGCCGAGCTGACCAACTTCTCCAGCTGGTATCTCTCCAAGACCTTCCAGAGCCTGTACGAGGAAAGCCCGCAGTCGCTTTCTGCACGACTGCGCCTTGAGCGCGCCGCTGACCTGCTGCGCGACACCGACATGATGGTGGGCGAGGTCGCCGCCGCCAGCGGCTTCGACAACTGCTGCAGCTTCGCGCGTGCGTTCCGCGCCCGCTACGGCCAGTCCGCATCGCGCTTCAGGGAGAACGGCGGCTTGCTCCCGCCACAATCCGCAAAGTCTCCGGTTGGTTCGCGCAAATACAGCGCTGCAACGCAATCGTAA